Proteins encoded within one genomic window of Haematobia irritans isolate KBUSLIRL chromosome 5, ASM5000362v1, whole genome shotgun sequence:
- the Tsf3 gene encoding transferrin 3, producing MDFKTAFILLVLSALWVSGDALEIPDDGKLRVCIVESRGVYRKTPKFCPILEATSNIECVVGVDRLDCVRRIHKGTAHFGVLTSEDLVAARWASVEILVASELRTHNTPFEYEVVAVVDNEADIHTIHDLRGSKFCHPGYGLENHWTEVLANYFESTLVSKSCDPDISITEDRIKSSAHYFGPSCKAGPWVPDPKQDRQLKAKYPSLCQMCYDSYRCDIGDKHWGRRGALYCLTSGGGNVGWARLDDVRSHFGLTGLPKQAEPSEYSFLCAEGHLQPINTTKPCVWVAKPWPVIAARRSHAAQVQNLVTGLNHDAPNSWQNALLSLLETYHVDIMPLDNVIPIDDYLDQAPAFQSAYSFPECNPPRSIVFCTTSIIQHIKCSWLQEASQVYGVQPNIQCTRSTNLESCMDDIKYRAADVVLVDHENRVKAQRDFNLKPVLFEFSQDMHQRYTTIAVVHKDSTFSTFDDLKGAKVCLPSFEGPAYLSVLETLHNKTHHEKPLHKYFHHESCLWEPHSSHKCPDVYQGDEGALRCLAERGDVAFLSSDLYKKYTIGNLTSPWIKQTQHKSFRVLCPYGSNEKGSKFEYCYLHWTTRGHIMTHDTAPARLNEIHNSLRDIDILFGKTYKSETRPFTMYGTFDKKSNVIFHDSTDGLRGLQDLRKDHNTRIMEDIFEKYIQKKYVNPLESGSSTSKAMGYGSLFAMTVLSLWRLVN from the exons ATGGATTTTAAAACTGCATTCATTTTGTTGGTTTTATCAGCACTTTGGGTCTCCGGGGATGCTTTGGAAATTCCAGATGATGGCAAAT TGCGTGTATGTATTGTGGAATCTCGAGGTGTTTATCGCAAGACACCCAAATTCTGTCCTATCCTAGAGGCAACAAGTAATATAGAATGTGTAGTCGGTGTAGATCGTCTCGATTGTGTTCGGCGAATTCACAAAGGTACTGCCCACTTTGGAGTTTTAACATCAGAAGATTTGGTGGCGGCTCGTTGGGCTAGTGTAGAGATTCTGGTAGCCAGTGAACTGAGGACTCATAATACACCATTCGAATATGAAGTTGTAGCTGTTGTTGACAATGAAGCAGATATTCATACCATACATGATCTGAggggttcaaaattttgtcatcctgGTTATGGTTTGGAAAATCATTGGACCGAGGTATTGGCGAAT tATTTTGAATCGACCTTGGTATCGAAATCCTGTGATCCTGATATATCTATCACCGAAGATCGCATAAAATCTTCAGCCCATTACTTTGGCCCCAGCTGTAAAGCAGGTCCTTGGGTGCCTGATCCCAAACAAGATCGTCAGCTTAAGGCGAAATATCCTTCATTATGTCAAATGTGCTATGATTCGTATAGATGCGATATTGGAGACAAACACTGGGGTCGACGTGGGGCTCTATACTGTTTGACTAGTGGCGGAGGTAATGTGGGCTGGGCCAGATTGGATGATGTTCGCAGTCATTTTGGG TTGACTGGCTTACCAAAACAAGCTGAACCCTCTGAGTATAGCTTTTTATGTGCCGAGGGCCACTTGCAACCTATCAATACAACAAAACCTTGTGTTTGGGTAGCCAAGCCATGGCCTGTGATAGCTGCCCGTCGTTCTCATGCAGCCCAAGTACAAAATCTGGTGACCGGTTTAAATCATGATGCGCCCAATAGTTGGCAAAATGCCTTGTTAAGTCTTCTGGAGACTTATCATGTGGATATAATGCCCCTGGATAATGTCATACCCATTGATGACTATTTAGATCAAGCTCCTGCCTTCCAAAGTGCCTACAGTTTTCCCGAATGTAATCCTCCACGTTCTATTGTCTTTTGCACTACATCGATAATACAGCACATCAAATGTTCCTGGCTTCAAGAAGCTTCTCAAGTCTATGGAGTTCAGCCCAATATTCAATGTACTAGATCGACTAACTTGGAGAGTTGCATGGATGATATCAAATATCGGGCAGCCGATGTTGTCTTGGTGGATCATGAAAATCGGGTGAAGGCACAAAGAGATTTCAATTTGAAACCTGTCCTCTTTGAATTCTCCCAGGATATGCATCAACGGTATACCACAATAGCTGTGGTCCATAAGGATTCAACATTTTCGACATTTGATGATTTGAAAGGAGCCAAGgtatgcttaccttcgtttgagGGCCCCGCCTATTTGTCAGTTCTCGAAACCTTACATAACAAAACCCATCATGAAAAACCATTGCATAAATACTTCCATCATGAGTCTTGCCTTTGGGAACCTCATTCATCGCATAAATGTCCTGATGTTTATCAGGGTGACGAAGGAGCTTTAAGATGTTTAGCTGAGAGGGGAGATGTGGCTTTCCTTAGCTcggatttatataaaaaatataccattGGAAATTTAACCTCACCATGGATCAAGCAAACTCAGCATAAATCATTTAGAGTCCTCTGTCCGTATGGATCCAATGAAAAAGGATCGAAATTTGAATATTGTTATTTACATTGGACCACCAGGGGTCATATTATGACCCATGACACGGCTCCCGCTAGACTCAATGAAATCCACAATTCTTTGAGGGATATTGATATACTATTTGGTAAAACCTATAAGTCCGAAACGAGACCCTTCACAATGTATGGAACTTTCGACAAGAAAAGCAATGTCATCTTTCATGATAGCACCGATGGCTTACGAGGTCTTCAGGATTTAAGAAAGGATCATAATACACGTATAATGGAAGATATTTTCGAAaagtatatacagaaaaaatatgttaatcCTTTGGAAAGTGGTTCATCGACATCGAAGGCTATGGGATATGGTAGTCTGTTTGCAATGACTGTTTTAAGTCTTTGGAGACTTGTGAACTGA